One Entelurus aequoreus isolate RoL-2023_Sb linkage group LG09, RoL_Eaeq_v1.1, whole genome shotgun sequence genomic window carries:
- the LOC133657000 gene encoding calcium homeostasis modulator protein 2-like — MAAYALVTENFKFASLFFKSKDVMIFNGMIALGTVASQTAYNVFAFDCPCSPSRNYYYGLAAIGVPALAFFVVGILLNKRTWDLVSEFRLRKFRKMSAAAGSAVLGSILGRAVVAPLTWTVLSMLQGHAYTCALSEFTESRTVEGFPSDQDKEIMAKFPCKESLPEDLQGFWAEIDRRLKYESQEETLTVGLIPGLIVD, encoded by the coding sequence ATGGCTGCTTATGCCCTTGTCACAGAGAACTTTAAGTTTGCATCTCTCTTCTTCAAGAGTAAAGATGTGATGATATTTAATGGTATGATCGCTCTGGGCACTGTGGCCAGCCAGACGGCGTACAACGTTTTTGCCTTTGATTGTCCGTGCTCGCCCTCCAGGAATTATTACTACGGCCTGGCCGCTATTGGCGTTCCAGCGTTGGCCTTTTTCGTTGTGGGAATATTATTGAACAAGAGAACTTGGGACCTGGTATCAGAGTTCCGCCTCAGGAAGTTCCGCAAAATGTCAGCAGCCGCAGGATCTGCGGTTTTGGGGAGTATTCTGGGCCGAGCCGTGGTGGCACCGCTGACATGGACTGTTCTCTCCATGCTGCAAGGTCACGCCTACACGTGTGCTTTAAGTGAGTTTACAGAATCCAGGACAGTGGAGGGCTTCCCCTCAGATCAAGACAAAGAGATAATGGCAAAGTTCCCGTGCAAGGAAAGTCTTCCAGAAGACTTGCAAGGCTTCTGGGCAGAAATTGATCGGCGTCTGAAATATGAATCTCAG